The nucleotide window TTCCGGAAGTGTTTCAATTCCTTTTTTCAGCGCAACGCCAAGCTCATCAGCAACACTAGTTAACCGCTCATTTTTATAAAACGCTTCACGGGAGGCAACAGGTTGAAGCTCATCCGTCCAAATCACGCATTTAGCAAAAAACGACCAATCCGGTAAAATATTATTTGCTTCACTAGTTACATACATATTATTTAAAAATACCGTATTTTTCCGGATAGCATTCATTTGAACAGCATGAGGAATCATATAAGCAATCCCAAATGTTCTACCAGATTCATTTTCAATTAAGAAATAATCTTGGAAATGCGTTCCCAGAATATATTCGCCGTACTGAATAATCTGCTCTCGCGAAAGTTTAAACAAGGTTTCTTTATCGGAAAACTGTTTGGTCCAGCTATTAATTTCTTCCTCTAAACCATTAATTTCTACTATTATATTGCTTTCCAAAGAGGAGCCATATTTTTTTAATGTATTGATTAAATATTCGACTTCCTCGCATTCAGGATGATCTTCTAAACCAGCGCGCAAACGTAAATACACTTGCGTACCAGGTTCGCGAGTGTCGGTTTCTATTTTTCGAACGGAATAAGTACCGTCCGCTTTCCCGCGCCACTCGGTTGTGCCGCCGTCTTTTTTTGAGGTGGAAATCATCACAATTTCATCACTCACGATAAAACAAGAAAGCAAGCCAATTCCGAAACGACCGATAAAGTCATTGGAACTCTCACCATCAAAGTTTTTTTCGCCTTTAGATGAATTAGCGATAGTAGCAAGAAAAGCGTGAACTTCTTCTTCCGTTAAACCAATCCCGTTATCTTCTAAAATTAATGTTTTTTCATTATTATCTCCAGTTAGAGAGGCATGAATTTTACCTTCTAAAGTTGGATCTATTTTTTTTCGGGCGCGAATGGCATCGGTTGCATTTTGCAACAATTCGCGAATATAAACATCTTTTTCGTCATAAAGGTGGTTTGAAAGAATGTCAATCATACCAGCCAAGTTCACCTGAAAGCGGTGAGAATAATTTTCCATAGTCCGGGCCTCCTAGTTGTGTAAATCTCTTTTTTATTCTATCATAAAGGGTGAGATAAATAATGAGAAAACAGTTATAGATGTTTAAGAATTTCTATCAGTGGTAAATACTTTGTGATGGTTTCCACACTGGACAATGTGATGGAAATAGATTATACTCATTATTAAGAGATAATCATTACAAAATAGGAGGAAGATAATTATGAAAACAATCAACTCAGTAGACACAAAGGAATTTTTGAATCACCAAGTAGCGAATTTAAACGTATTCACAGTAAAAATTCATCAAATTCATTGGTATATGAGAGGCCACAACTTCTTCACTTTACATGAAAAAATGGATGATTTATATAGCGAATTCGGCGAACAAATGGATGAAGTAGCAGAACGTTTACTAGCTATCGGCGGAAGCCCACTATCCACTTTAAAAGAGTTTTTAGAAAATGCGAGCGTAGAAGAAGCTCCTTATACAAAACCTAAAACAATGGATCAATTAATGGAAGACTTAGTTGGTACACTGGAATTACTTAGAGACGAATATCAACAAGGCATCGAGCTAACTGACAAAGAAGGCGACAATGTAACAAACGATATGCTAATTGCTTTCAAAGCTAGCATCGACAAACATATCTGGATGTTCAAAGCATTCTTAGGAAAAGCTCCATTAGAATAAAATTAACCAAAAACTAGAATAAAATTAATCAAAAACTGTGTGGGAAATTTTTCTCACACAGTTTTTTTATACGCTATACTGTTATAGTACAATATCCTTATTTTTGATTTGTTTTAACACAATTTGGTTTGAAGCATCTCAGAAAGAGGTATATTATCTTCATAACAAAAAGCAGAAAAAGTGAAATTCATAGTCAAATCTGCTATTCTTGAATAACAATCTTCACGCATAAAAAAATGGAAACGAGGAGTGAAAAGCATGAATATTGAGGTAACGGACCAAGCAAATAAATGGTTTCATGATGAATTCGATGTAGCCAATGGTAATGGAATTCGACTTTTTGCCAAATATGGTGGTTCTAACAGTTCCTTACATCCTGGTTTCTCTATCGGTCTAACCGCCGAAAAACCGCAAGAAGCAGCAGTTGCTGAGCAGAAAGAAGACTTAATTTTCTTCATTGAAGACCATGATTATTGGTATTTCAAAGACCACGACTGGAAAATTGACTATGAACCAAAAACGGAAGAAGTATCCTTTTCCTTTAAAGAAAAAGTGAAATGAATCCAACAATAAATGACCGCGTGTAATCAATTTGATTTCAGGCGGTTTTTGTTTTAAAAACTTTACTGTTTCGCCTTCCTTTGCTATTCTACTAAGAGAGCAGGAGGAGAAACATGACAAAGAAATTAGTAATATGTATCAGTTTAATCGCAATATTTTTAAGCGGTTGTAGTTTTTCAGAACCATCAACCAAAACATCTAACATCACTGAAAAAACCTTAAATGGTGCAAGTTTTACCTTTTTTGATGTCGGCCAAGGGGATAGCACACTTATTCAGGCAGAGGATGGCACGACAATCTTAATTGATACTGGTCGCCAAGACGATGACCGGATTTTGACTTATTTAAAAGAAGCGAATATAAAGAAGATAGATTTGCTACTACTGACACACCCACACGCCGACCATATTGGTAATGCTGACAAAGTAATTGCTACATATAAACCAAAGGAAATTTGGATGGACGGCTTAACTTTTTCTAGTAGTATTTATGAAAAAGTAATCGATGCAGCATTAGCTTCAGACGCGAAATATAAAGAGCCAAGACGCGGCGATAAAGCCACTTTTGGACCATTTAATATCGAAGTTTTAAGCCCCGACAAGTTAGAAAACGAGGCAAACAACGATTCTATCGCAATAAAAATGACCTATAAAGACATTTCGGCCATTTTCACAGGTGATGCTGAAAAAGGTCGTGAAAGGGAAATGGTCGATAGTGGCGCCAATTTAGAAGCAGATATTTTGGACTTAGGGCACCACGGCTCATCGACATCCAACCAACCGTTCTTCCTGGATAAAGTAAAACCACAAGTGGCTGTTTACTCAGCTGAGAAGGCAAATAGTTATGGACATCCGCACGTGGAAGTACTAGAATGGCTGAAAGAACGCGATATTAAAACATACGGAACCGATGTAAACGGAACAGTTATCATCGAAACCGATGGCGAAAAAATTCATGTTCAAACGGAAAAAGAAGGCACACCAAAATCAGGTAGCAGCTATAACAAAGAGCGTAGCACACAAAAAACAGAAGACGCTAGCTCAAAAGAATTGCCTAAAAGCATTAATTTAAATACAGCTTCTAGTGAAGATTTGCAACTATTACCACTTATTGGGCCCGCACTTGCAGATAAAATTATTGCAGGGCGCCCATATCAATCAATAGATGACTTGAAAAAAATTAACGGCATTGGCGATGGTATTGTGCGCCAAATCAAAGAACAAGGCATTGCCGTAACAAAGTAGGTGATTAGGGTGAAAAAAGCAATTTTAGATCGTATAGAAGATGGAAAAGCAGTTTTTCTCATGGAACCTGACCACGCAGAATGGATCATAGACCAAGAAAAGCTCGATTCAGCCATAAAAGAAGGGGATGT belongs to Listeria swaminathanii and includes:
- a CDS encoding DUF3006 domain-containing protein, whose translation is MKKAILDRIEDGKAVFLMEPDHAEWIIDQEKLDSAIKEGDVVTISDTNEIVQHPQETDEMKKRIAEKLEKLRGRN
- a CDS encoding HSP90 family protein codes for the protein MENYSHRFQVNLAGMIDILSNHLYDEKDVYIRELLQNATDAIRARKKIDPTLEGKIHASLTGDNNEKTLILEDNGIGLTEEEVHAFLATIANSSKGEKNFDGESSNDFIGRFGIGLLSCFIVSDEIVMISTSKKDGGTTEWRGKADGTYSVRKIETDTREPGTQVYLRLRAGLEDHPECEEVEYLINTLKKYGSSLESNIIVEINGLEEEINSWTKQFSDKETLFKLSREQIIQYGEYILGTHFQDYFLIENESGRTFGIAYMIPHAVQMNAIRKNTVFLNNMYVTSEANNILPDWSFFAKCVIWTDELQPVASREAFYKNERLTSVADELGVALKKGIETLPEEALMKLLATHYLGFKALASEDAPFLKLIYPYLPVRTLNGEEKLGDIIAKNDVIYYTYSVDDFRQIKDIARSSGITLINGGYSYDSPILAQLSYFVEGTEFVLIQPEEMTDKLRPMTADEEQAYQPILTEMNSMMAEFDTDVLIKHFEPKDLPIIFIHSTATQELRELERAVEETNSVFSDILESIQKEQEPAPLAHLYLNLDNELIKRLFSSGKSVNELSVIVNVLYIQALLLGHYPLKRKEMELMNQNMLRILEML
- a CDS encoding MBL fold metallo-hydrolase, which produces MTKKLVICISLIAIFLSGCSFSEPSTKTSNITEKTLNGASFTFFDVGQGDSTLIQAEDGTTILIDTGRQDDDRILTYLKEANIKKIDLLLLTHPHADHIGNADKVIATYKPKEIWMDGLTFSSSIYEKVIDAALASDAKYKEPRRGDKATFGPFNIEVLSPDKLENEANNDSIAIKMTYKDISAIFTGDAEKGREREMVDSGANLEADILDLGHHGSSTSNQPFFLDKVKPQVAVYSAEKANSYGHPHVEVLEWLKERDIKTYGTDVNGTVIIETDGEKIHVQTEKEGTPKSGSSYNKERSTQKTEDASSKELPKSINLNTASSEDLQLLPLIGPALADKIIAGRPYQSIDDLKKINGIGDGIVRQIKEQGIAVTK
- a CDS encoding HesB/YadR/YfhF family protein, encoding MNIEVTDQANKWFHDEFDVANGNGIRLFAKYGGSNSSLHPGFSIGLTAEKPQEAAVAEQKEDLIFFIEDHDYWYFKDHDWKIDYEPKTEEVSFSFKEKVK
- the fri gene encoding non-heme iron-binding ferritin Fri, translating into MKTINSVDTKEFLNHQVANLNVFTVKIHQIHWYMRGHNFFTLHEKMDDLYSEFGEQMDEVAERLLAIGGSPLSTLKEFLENASVEEAPYTKPKTMDQLMEDLVGTLELLRDEYQQGIELTDKEGDNVTNDMLIAFKASIDKHIWMFKAFLGKAPLE